A genomic window from Salvia miltiorrhiza cultivar Shanhuang (shh) chromosome 5, IMPLAD_Smil_shh, whole genome shotgun sequence includes:
- the LOC131024629 gene encoding transcription factor bHLH30, whose amino-acid sequence MQQENSGDVYMGMGGGDGGSALTFPDVSQILPWALPPVHAFNPVHFSTRDHDPFLLSAAAAQPPYGGMFNRRPSAGYESEQQLRLLSQSLGQVVHHHGSGAPFGLHAELQKLSAQEIMDAKALAASKSHSEAERRRRERINNHLAKLRSLLPNTTKTDKASLLAEVIQHVKELKRQTCVIAETNPVPTEMDELTVDNANDEEGKWVIKASICCEDRPDLLPELIKTLKALKLRTLRAEITTLGGRVRNVLFITGDDEEEEEEEEAANHDCITSIHEALKAVMERTNADDAAGSVKRQRTNLNILDHYRSF is encoded by the exons ATGCAGCAAGAAAACAGTGGCGATGTATACATGGGCAtgggcggcggcgacggcggatcAGCTCTAACTTTCCCCGACGTTTCACAAATCCTGCCGTGGGCGCTCCCGCCGGTCCACGCCTTCAACCCGGTCCATTTCTCGACCCGCGACCACGACCCGTTTCTCCTCTCCGCCGCTGCGGCGCAGCCGCCCTACGGCGGCATGTTCAACAGGAGGCCGTCGGCGGGCTACGAGTCGGAACAGCAGCTACGGCTGCTCTCGCAGTCGCTAGGGCAGGTGGTGCACCACCACGGCTCCGGCGCTCCCTTCGGGCTCCACGCGGAGTTGCAGAAGCTCTCCGCCCAAGAAATCATGGACGCCAAGGCGCTGGCCGCGTCCAAGAGCCACAGCGAAGCGGAGAGGCGGCGTAGAGAGAGAATCAACAATCACCTTGCTAAGCTAAGAAGCTTGCTCCCCAACACAACCAAA ACGGACAAAGCTTCGTTGCTAGCCGAGGTAATTCAGCACGTGAAGGAGCTGAAGCGCCAGACTTGTGTGATTGCGGAGACGAATCCGGTTCCCACAGAGATGGACGAACTAACGGTGGATAATGCAAACGATGAAGAGGGGAAATGGGTGATCAAAGCTTCGATTTGCTGCGAGGATCGCCCGGATCTGTTGCCGGAGCTGATCAAGACGCTCAAGGCCTTGAAGCTGAGGACGCTGAGGGCGGAGATCACCACTCTCGGAGGGAGAGTGAGGAATGTGCTCTTCATCACCGGAGACGacgaagaggaagaagaggaagaagaagcagcCAATCACGACTGCATAACATCCATTCACGAAGCGCTTAAAGCTGTGATGGAGAGGACCAACGCCGATGACGCGGCGGGGAGTGTCAAGAGGCAAAGGACCAATCTCAATATTCTTGATCACTACAGGTCGTTTTGA